GCGGACCGTGGACAGCGTGCTGTGCCGCGGCGAGGGCCGGCGGGTCCAGTACATCCGGGTCGACCAGTCCCCGTCGTCGGCGACGCGGTGCCAGTACAGGCCTTCGCGGCGCTGCACCTCGAAGTACGTGCCGCCGCGCCGGGGATCGTGCGCGGGGTGGACGCCGGCGAACTCGGCGACCACGGTCCGGCCGTCCCAGGCGAACGACATCGCCTCGCCGATGTCGGCGTTCGGGAGCGGACGGTCCGGTGCGGGCGGGTTCGGCTGACGGCGATGGCGGCGGGACAGGTCGGGCGCGGGCCGGCCGGGGACGACGCGCCGGCCGTCGCGCATCGCGGTGGCCAGCAGCCAGGCGTGGTGTTGCAGCGCCGGCAGCTGCCAGCGTCCGAACAGCGTGCTGGCGCCCTCGTACATCTGGGCGTCGTACTCCTCGGGGGTGGTCACGTAGTGGCCGTAGGCGTTGGCGTAGCCGACGACCAGGACGTGGTCCAGGGCCGCGCCGACGGCCTCGGCGACGGTGCGGCGCAGGCGCAGGCCGGCGACGATCGTCACCTCGAAGGGCAGGCACAGCAGGTGGAGCGATCCGATGCGCAGCAACTGGATCGGCAGGACCTCCTGACCGAAGGGGACGACGCGGTTCAGGAGGCTGATCGGGGCGGCCAGCGTCTTCGGGGCCTGCGCGTCCCGCAGCCGGGGGGACACGCGGTAGACGCCGTGGCGGGAGACAGCGTCCAGGAGCGGGTTGTGCTCGGGGTGCGCGAACCGCCAGCCGGTCGGGCCGTCGGGCAGGGCCCCGGCGAAGGCGGTGGCGCCGGGGACGGCGTGCGAGGTCCGGTGCCACGCGCCGTCGCCGGTGAAGCGCGGGCCGACCCGGACGCGGGCCATGTCGACGTGGATCAGGCGGTGGTCCAGGCCGCCTTCGAGGAGTTCGGAGTTCTCCTTGTCCGCCAACAGTTTCGCCGCCGCCTCGTACTGCCGGGTGCCGATGACACGGGTGTTCTCGAACTCGTCCTCGGTCGGCCCGCTGCCCGGCCGCAGGTTCAGGTTCGGCGACATGTCGCCGGCGTTGGTCTGCGCGAAGGCGGTGATCAGGGGGGCGGAGTGGGCGGGGTGGTCGGTGGGGCGGGTGGCGGGCCGGGCATCGTCAGCGAGATAGTCGATCCCTGAGACGGCGCGTTCCCAGTGGTAGGCGGCGTAGCCCTTGTTGTCCGCGCTGACCAGGCGGTTCCGGTTGGTCATGCTGGTGTTGTGGACGGCGAACCAGGAGACGAGCCCCACCGGGACGCCGTCGCGTTCCAGGGTCAGCAGCGTGGTGGCCGGGTCCACGGCGTCCGGGAAAAAAGCCTTGTCGGCACTCGGGTTCCGCTCGAAGGCGCGGCGGGAGCGGTTGACGCTGGCGTCGTGCAGCTCGCCGTGGTTCAGCCGCAGCTGCGCGGGCTGCAGATCGGCGATCGCCCGGCGGGCGGCCTCGACGATGCCGTCGACGATCGCCCGGAACGTCTGCGGACGGAAGCCGCCGGTGGTGCTGTTGTAGACGGCGTGGTGCGAGTAGCCGCCGGGGCCGCAGTGCGTGTGGGTCGCGGTGATGAGGACGTTGGCCTCGGTGTAGACGGCCGGCAGACGGCGCAGGACGGCCTGCGTCACACTGCTGAAGACCAACGGCAGATCGCAGACGACGAGCAACATGCGCCGCTCCCCGTCGGCCAGCGCGAAGGCCCGCGCCCGCAACCGCGTGTGCAGCCCGGCCGCCTGCTGCTCCGGCAGCCCGTAGCCGAGCAACCCGCACTCGGCGATCTCCCCGGTGATGTCCGCGATACCCCGCCCGGCCAGGTAGCCCATGCCGATCACGTAACGCGCACCCGATAACCGGTGTCAAGCACCGCCGGGGTCTGAGAACATCGAGACATGGCTGATCAGACCGCGACCGGCGTGAACGGACCCCTGACGGTCCGCTACAACGCCATGCCCGCGTCCAGCCACACCGGCCGCAACCGCGCCGAAGCCGTCATCCCGGCAGCGGAGCTGACCTGGCGCTTCTCCCGCTCGGCGGGCCCCGGCGGCCAGGGCGTGAACACCACCGACAGCCGAGCCGAGCTGTCCTTCGACCTCGCGGCCAGCACGGCACTGCCGCACTGGCTGAAGGCCCGGGCCTTCGAGCGCCTGGCCGGGCGGCTGGTGAACGGCGTGCTGACGGTGACCGCGAGCGAGCAGCGGTCGCAGCTGCAGAACCGCGAGGCGGCCCGGGAGCGGCTGGCGCTGGTGCTCGCCGAGGCGCTCGCGCCGCCGCCCGCGCCGCGGCGGGCGAAGAAGGTGCCGGCCGGGGTGACGCG
This genomic interval from Catenulispora sp. GP43 contains the following:
- the arfB gene encoding alternative ribosome rescue aminoacyl-tRNA hydrolase ArfB, with the translated sequence MPASSHTGRNRAEAVIPAAELTWRFSRSAGPGGQGVNTTDSRAELSFDLAASTALPHWLKARAFERLAGRLVNGVLTVTASEQRSQLQNREAARERLALVLAEALAPPPAPRRAKKVPAGVTRRRLESKTRRGQTKQLRRRVDDF
- a CDS encoding neutral/alkaline non-lysosomal ceramidase N-terminal domain-containing protein, yielding MGYLAGRGIADITGEIAECGLLGYGLPEQQAAGLHTRLRARAFALADGERRMLLVVCDLPLVFSSVTQAVLRRLPAVYTEANVLITATHTHCGPGGYSHHAVYNSTTGGFRPQTFRAIVDGIVEAARRAIADLQPAQLRLNHGELHDASVNRSRRAFERNPSADKAFFPDAVDPATTLLTLERDGVPVGLVSWFAVHNTSMTNRNRLVSADNKGYAAYHWERAVSGIDYLADDARPATRPTDHPAHSAPLITAFAQTNAGDMSPNLNLRPGSGPTEDEFENTRVIGTRQYEAAAKLLADKENSELLEGGLDHRLIHVDMARVRVGPRFTGDGAWHRTSHAVPGATAFAGALPDGPTGWRFAHPEHNPLLDAVSRHGVYRVSPRLRDAQAPKTLAAPISLLNRVVPFGQEVLPIQLLRIGSLHLLCLPFEVTIVAGLRLRRTVAEAVGAALDHVLVVGYANAYGHYVTTPEEYDAQMYEGASTLFGRWQLPALQHHAWLLATAMRDGRRVVPGRPAPDLSRRHRRQPNPPAPDRPLPNADIGEAMSFAWDGRTVVAEFAGVHPAHDPRRGGTYFEVQRREGLYWHRVADDGDWSTRMYWTRRPSPRHSTLSTVRIEWQVPPETPRGRYRIVYRGDTGRVAFEARSQEFDIGAVEEL